One stretch of Micromonospora echinospora DNA includes these proteins:
- a CDS encoding TIGR03619 family F420-dependent LLM class oxidoreductase: MRIGLSSPVLADSGPRPPWEAGAGVAELRKVFTTADRLGYEFFTCPEHVSVSPGLARGERFYDPVATFSYLAAITERIRFLPYVLVLGLHHPLELAKRYGTLDHLSGGRVVLGVGVGNLEEEFALLGRPFADRGPRADDALRALRASLSVRLATYHGEYYHFTEQVVSPHAVQEKVPIWVGGHSKRALRRAVTLGDGWAPAPVTYRGPDLETLPRMLAEHDLPEGFDVVITPPARLDPTGAPEAALDLVGRIGEAGGTVVNLVVRHRDLAEYLDQLAAAAELFGLDRRD; the protein is encoded by the coding sequence GTGCGCATCGGCCTCAGCTCCCCGGTCCTGGCCGACTCCGGGCCCCGGCCTCCGTGGGAGGCCGGGGCCGGGGTCGCCGAGTTGCGGAAGGTCTTCACGACCGCCGACCGGCTCGGGTACGAATTCTTCACCTGCCCGGAGCACGTCAGCGTGTCACCGGGGCTGGCACGAGGTGAACGCTTCTACGACCCGGTCGCGACGTTCTCGTACCTCGCGGCGATCACCGAGCGGATCCGCTTCCTGCCGTACGTGCTCGTGCTCGGGCTGCACCATCCGCTCGAGTTGGCCAAGCGGTACGGCACCCTCGACCACCTCAGCGGCGGACGGGTCGTCCTCGGAGTCGGCGTCGGCAACCTTGAAGAGGAGTTCGCGCTGCTCGGGCGTCCGTTCGCCGACCGCGGGCCACGGGCCGACGACGCCCTGCGGGCCCTGCGGGCGTCCCTGTCGGTACGGCTCGCGACCTACCACGGGGAGTACTACCACTTCACCGAGCAGGTGGTCAGCCCGCACGCTGTTCAGGAGAAGGTCCCGATCTGGGTCGGTGGGCACAGCAAGCGTGCCCTCCGGCGCGCGGTCACCCTGGGCGACGGGTGGGCGCCGGCCCCCGTCACGTATCGCGGACCGGACCTGGAGACCCTGCCGCGGATGCTCGCCGAGCACGACCTGCCGGAGGGGTTCGACGTCGTCATCACGCCTCCGGCCCGCCTCGACCCGACGGGCGCCCCGGAGGCCGCGCTCGACCTCGTCGGCCGGATCGGCGAGGCGGGGGGCACCGTGGTCAACCTCGTCGTACGGCACCGTGACCTGGCCGAGTACCTCGACCAGCTCGCGGCGGCAGCCGAGCTCTTCGGTCTCGACCGCCGCGACTGA
- a CDS encoding nuclear transport factor 2 family protein has translation MTDSQPDRLALLEARLEQAERRLAAAEDQIALWRIVASYGPAVDSGSAEITAQLWTEEGVYDTYPVVLNGRDALRGMVNGERHQSLIHSGAAHLMGLPHIVVDGDRAVVTNYSQLVLSAPDQNGYRIWRTGSNRWEFTRTDEGWKVTHRWNRQLDGTDEGRDLLARAVESEA, from the coding sequence ATGACCGACTCGCAGCCCGACCGGCTGGCCCTGCTCGAGGCGCGCCTCGAGCAGGCCGAACGGCGCCTCGCCGCAGCCGAGGACCAGATCGCCCTCTGGCGGATCGTGGCCAGCTACGGCCCCGCCGTGGACAGCGGCTCGGCCGAGATCACCGCCCAGTTGTGGACCGAGGAGGGCGTGTACGACACCTACCCGGTCGTGCTCAACGGCCGGGACGCCCTGCGCGGCATGGTCAACGGTGAGCGGCACCAGTCCCTGATCCACTCGGGCGCCGCCCACCTCATGGGGCTGCCGCACATCGTCGTCGACGGCGATCGGGCCGTCGTGACGAACTACTCGCAGCTCGTGCTCAGCGCTCCCGACCAGAACGGCTACCGGATCTGGCGTACCGGGTCAAACCGGTGGGAGTTCACCCGCACCGACGAGGGCTGGAAGGTGACCCACCGCTGGAACCGCCAGCTCGACGGCACCGACGAGGGCCGCGACCTCCTCGCCCGCGCCGTCGAGTCCGAGGCCTGA
- a CDS encoding LLM class F420-dependent oxidoreductase, whose translation MTARVGLLTPVVVQHPRTAAAWERDVLSGPDVGGALLAVARAADDLGYHHLTCSEHVAVPAPIAVERGATYFDPVATLSFLASATRRVRLATNVVVIGYHHPLALAKTYGTLDLLSGGRVVLGIGVGSLEEEFDLLGAEFAGRGAIADEAITALRAAWGRAVPHHEGPHFTFTDFVVEPHAPRTTVPLWIGGRTRRSLRRAVAYGTGWAPFGLGPRELTRMWNSVERPDGFDLVLQIPPLDPLGDPDGSREHLRTADAVGATAVNASLVATSAAHHLEQMAALRELAPERFEANASTT comes from the coding sequence ATGACCGCACGCGTAGGGCTGCTCACCCCGGTCGTCGTCCAACATCCGCGCACCGCGGCCGCCTGGGAACGGGACGTCCTGTCCGGCCCCGACGTCGGCGGTGCGCTGCTCGCCGTCGCCCGCGCCGCCGACGACCTGGGCTACCACCATCTGACATGCAGCGAGCACGTCGCCGTGCCCGCCCCGATCGCCGTCGAGCGGGGCGCGACGTACTTCGACCCCGTGGCCACGCTGTCGTTCCTCGCCTCGGCGACGCGCCGCGTCCGGCTCGCGACGAACGTCGTCGTCATCGGCTACCACCATCCGCTCGCCCTCGCCAAGACCTACGGCACCCTCGACCTGCTCAGCGGCGGGCGCGTCGTCCTCGGGATCGGGGTCGGCAGCCTCGAAGAGGAGTTCGACCTGCTCGGCGCCGAGTTCGCCGGGCGCGGCGCGATCGCGGACGAAGCGATCACGGCCCTGCGCGCGGCGTGGGGCAGGGCCGTGCCGCACCACGAGGGGCCCCACTTCACGTTCACCGACTTCGTCGTCGAACCGCACGCGCCGCGCACCACGGTGCCGCTGTGGATCGGTGGGCGCACCCGCCGCTCGCTACGCCGCGCCGTGGCGTACGGCACCGGGTGGGCACCGTTCGGCCTCGGGCCGCGGGAGCTGACCCGCATGTGGAACTCCGTGGAACGCCCCGACGGCTTCGACCTCGTGCTGCAGATTCCGCCGCTGGACCCGCTCGGGGACCCGGACGGCTCCCGCGAGCACCTGCGCACAGCCGATGCCGTCGGGGCGACCGCTGTCAACGCGAGCCTCGTGGCCACCTCGGCGGCCCACCACCTCGAGCAGATGGCCGCGCTGCGCGAGCTCGCCCCGGAACGCTTCGAGGCGAACGCGTCCACGACCTGA
- a CDS encoding TIGR03617 family F420-dependent LLM class oxidoreductase — translation MTTPQAPATRMELTTTLPPTTALREVPAVVARIERLGFDTVHIPETTHDSLAVALLAAEHTSRITVRTSMTLAFPRSPMVTAYAAWDLARFSEGRFQLGLATQVRGNIVGRFSVPWERPVENLRDYLASIRAIFASFSTGEPLEHEGSHYRFTRLQPYFNPGPLSTAAPALYTGGVNRRVCEVAGELADGFVTHATNSHPSHLRTVVLPALRAGAERAGRAGIPRVVVVSKSITGPTPAALAASRDSARQELAFLFSTPAYRTTLDRLGLGRVGERLAAMAASGRWTGLAGTLDDETLATLIPHGTYAELPDVLGQAYGGIADGLGLGLPLDPDDDEDFGALLERLRLIPTSAASRTPPATAGPTSATRGVAGSETLS, via the coding sequence GTGACGACACCACAGGCACCCGCCACCCGGATGGAGCTGACCACGACGCTGCCGCCGACGACGGCGCTGCGCGAGGTGCCCGCGGTAGTGGCGCGCATCGAACGGCTCGGCTTCGACACCGTGCACATCCCCGAGACGACGCACGACTCCCTGGCGGTCGCGCTGCTCGCGGCCGAGCACACCAGCCGGATCACCGTACGCACCAGCATGACGCTGGCGTTCCCCCGCAGCCCGATGGTGACCGCGTACGCCGCGTGGGACCTCGCGCGGTTCTCCGAGGGTCGCTTCCAGCTCGGTCTGGCCACCCAGGTGCGCGGCAACATCGTCGGCCGCTTCTCGGTACCGTGGGAGCGGCCGGTCGAGAACCTGCGCGACTACCTCGCCTCGATCCGGGCGATCTTCGCCTCGTTCAGCACCGGTGAGCCCCTGGAGCACGAGGGCAGCCACTACCGCTTCACCCGGCTCCAGCCGTACTTCAATCCGGGCCCGCTGTCTACCGCCGCCCCGGCGCTCTACACCGGCGGGGTCAACCGACGCGTCTGTGAGGTGGCCGGCGAGCTCGCCGACGGCTTCGTCACCCACGCGACGAACTCGCACCCGAGTCACCTGCGCACTGTCGTGCTTCCCGCGCTGCGCGCCGGGGCCGAGCGGGCCGGACGCGCCGGTATCCCCCGGGTCGTCGTGGTGTCCAAGTCGATCACCGGTCCGACGCCGGCCGCACTCGCCGCGAGCCGCGACTCCGCCCGCCAGGAGCTGGCGTTCCTCTTCTCCACACCCGCCTACCGCACGACCCTGGACCGGCTCGGCCTGGGCCGGGTCGGCGAACGGCTCGCCGCGATGGCCGCCTCCGGGCGCTGGACGGGACTCGCCGGCACCCTCGACGACGAGACCCTGGCCACGCTCATCCCGCACGGCACCTACGCCGAGCTGCCGGACGTGCTCGGGCAGGCCTACGGCGGGATCGCCGACGGGCTCGGGCTCGGGCTGCCGCTCGACCCAGACGACGACGAGGACTTCGGCGCGTTGCTCGAACGCCTCCGGCTCATCCCGACGAGTGCCGCGTCCCGCACCCCGCCCGCGACCGCCGGACCCACGAGCGCGACGCGCGGCGTCGCCGGATCGGAGACCCTGTCATGA
- a CDS encoding SDR family NAD(P)-dependent oxidoreductase, producing the protein MSTDPHPSTAAPGPLAGRGALVIGGGGGFGRAIAAALAADGAAVTIMGRTEATLRAAAETIAAAAPGAPPVRISAGDSTHERDVAVAVRAADETPLAAVVTTVGGGTFRPVLALDAETLEHDFRRNVTTALHAIRHGGQALAAHGGGAIVCTSSSAGGHSFPFMPSYSVSKAALEALVRVAADELGHLAVRVNVVRPGIVATDGANPGLLLADPELAAATIAEKPLSRIGRAEDVAAAVRFLCGPGSSWITGACLPVEGGAHLRRAPRLEKLARIVNGDEVVDATLEGRIP; encoded by the coding sequence ATGAGCACCGATCCCCACCCGAGCACCGCCGCACCCGGCCCGCTCGCCGGCCGCGGCGCGCTCGTCATCGGCGGGGGCGGCGGCTTCGGCCGCGCCATCGCCGCCGCGCTGGCCGCCGACGGCGCCGCCGTGACGATCATGGGACGGACCGAGGCGACGCTGCGGGCGGCGGCCGAGACGATCGCCGCAGCCGCCCCTGGAGCACCACCGGTACGGATCAGCGCCGGCGACTCCACCCACGAGCGGGACGTCGCAGTCGCGGTACGCGCCGCCGACGAGACCCCGCTGGCGGCCGTCGTCACCACGGTCGGCGGCGGCACCTTCCGTCCCGTGCTCGCCCTCGACGCCGAGACCCTGGAGCACGACTTCCGGCGCAACGTCACCACGGCGCTGCACGCCATCCGGCACGGCGGACAGGCCCTGGCCGCGCACGGTGGGGGCGCGATCGTGTGCACCTCGTCGAGCGCGGGCGGGCACTCCTTCCCGTTCATGCCGTCGTACTCGGTGAGCAAGGCCGCACTCGAGGCACTCGTCCGGGTCGCCGCCGACGAACTCGGCCACCTCGCGGTACGGGTCAACGTCGTACGCCCCGGCATCGTCGCCACCGACGGGGCCAACCCGGGCCTGCTGCTGGCCGACCCCGAGCTGGCCGCCGCGACCATCGCCGAGAAGCCCCTGTCGCGGATCGGGCGCGCCGAGGACGTCGCCGCCGCGGTCCGCTTCCTGTGCGGTCCCGGCTCCTCATGGATCACCGGCGCCTGCCTGCCCGTCGAGGGCGGGGCCCACCTGCGGCGCGCGCCCCGGCTGGAGAAGCTCGCCCGGATCGTCAACGGCGACGAGGTCGTCGACGCCACCCTGGAGGGCCGCATCCCGTGA
- a CDS encoding PaaI family thioesterase, with amino-acid sequence MEAPLATAQPRETGIDAVASATRRLIDAITRAGEAVDADANRIVADLDALTARIDAHAPDLSERIATMWRQPGPGRFDPAGGTENPLSPPVALWVEPDGSLRGEVTLRLAFQGPPGHVHGGTSAMLMDHALGIANARAGYAAVTVGLDISFRAAIPIGSTITILARHDGRDGRKVRSSGELRVGDLTCVTATGTFVLMDDPSTREKFRRPSREQA; translated from the coding sequence GTGGAAGCCCCCCTCGCCACGGCACAGCCCCGCGAAACCGGCATCGACGCGGTCGCCTCAGCCACCCGCCGGCTCATCGACGCGATCACGCGCGCGGGCGAGGCCGTCGACGCCGACGCCAACCGGATCGTGGCCGACCTCGACGCGCTCACCGCCCGGATCGACGCCCACGCCCCGGACCTCTCCGAGCGGATCGCGACGATGTGGCGCCAGCCCGGCCCGGGCCGCTTCGACCCCGCCGGCGGCACCGAGAACCCGCTGTCGCCGCCGGTGGCCCTCTGGGTCGAGCCGGACGGCTCACTACGCGGGGAGGTCACCCTGAGGCTTGCCTTTCAGGGGCCACCCGGGCACGTGCACGGCGGCACCTCGGCCATGCTCATGGACCACGCCCTCGGCATCGCCAACGCCCGCGCCGGATACGCCGCGGTGACCGTCGGGCTCGACATCTCCTTCCGCGCGGCCATCCCGATCGGCTCGACGATCACGATCCTGGCCCGGCACGACGGTCGCGACGGTCGCAAGGTGCGCAGCTCCGGCGAACTGCGCGTCGGGGACCTGACGTGCGTCACAGCCACGGGCACCTTCGTACTCATGGACGACCCGTCGACACGGGAGAAGTTCCGCCGCCCGTCGAGGGAGCAGGCATGA